One stretch of Lacrimispora sphenoides DNA includes these proteins:
- a CDS encoding MgtC/SapB family protein, with product MEGTYLLFGGITLSYVMIQLEYMLRIITAGLLGFLIGSERKNRNKSAGIRTHAIVAIGSALMMVVSKYGFPDIPTSDGARIAAQVVSGIGFLGAGVIFVRNNLVNGLTTAAGIWATAGVGLALGAGQYIVGILSAVLIIVMQTMTHRISYFAQVASCGCLKMTIAQKSGAVKNMEEFLEKEKVEIASVKINKNKKDEIKLEFEVIYPPGFDKGALLSKLAEENSVMAVSE from the coding sequence TTGGAGGGTACATATTTATTGTTTGGGGGAATTACCTTATCATACGTCATGATCCAGCTGGAATATATGCTGCGTATTATAACGGCGGGGCTATTAGGGTTTTTGATCGGCAGTGAGAGAAAAAACCGGAATAAATCGGCTGGTATCCGGACCCATGCCATCGTGGCGATCGGTTCAGCCCTCATGATGGTGGTATCAAAATATGGGTTTCCGGACATTCCAACCAGCGACGGAGCCAGAATCGCGGCCCAGGTGGTCAGCGGAATAGGTTTTTTAGGTGCAGGGGTTATATTTGTGCGGAACAATCTGGTAAACGGACTGACGACGGCAGCCGGGATATGGGCTACCGCCGGAGTTGGGCTGGCTCTTGGGGCGGGCCAGTACATTGTGGGCATATTGTCTGCGGTTCTCATCATCGTCATGCAGACCATGACCCATCGGATCAGCTATTTTGCTCAGGTGGCTTCCTGCGGCTGCCTGAAGATGACCATAGCACAAAAATCCGGAGCAGTTAAGAACATGGAAGAATTTCTGGAAAAGGAAAAGGTTGAGATTGCTTCTGTGAAGATTAATAAAAATAAAAAAGATGAGATCAAACTGGAATTTGAAGTGATTTATCCGCCGGGTTTTGACAAGGGAGCCCTGCTT